The window TCGTCCTCGACCTGCTGGCCTTTCGGCGTCTGTTTCGCCTGCTTGCGCTTTTCCTGCTTTATCTGTTTCGCTTTTTTCTGATCAACCAGCCCCGCCTTGAGGAGCTGCTCTTGAAGAGACTTAGCCATTATTCGCGTTCCAAACCATTAGTTAACTGAAATGGATTTTAACAAATCCCGCGCCAGGGTTTCAGCGTTCTTTTACGCCCGTCTGCGCGTTATCCATCCTGGCGATCGCCGCCGCCAGGTCCTGTTGCCCCTCGTATACCGGCCGCTCAGGGTCAGGAGATACTTTGCGTATGTACACTGCATCGATCCTACCAGCAAAACGCGCCTGAATATCCCGATAAATCTCCGGGTCGCGCTCGCCGTCATCGCCAAGCAAAACGAAATTCACCCACGGAAAACGCTGCAGCAGATCTTCAATGTGAGCGGTTTTGTAAGCTACCTGATCCAGCCAGGGCTCGCTGTCGGACTCATTCGACACCTTCTTGGCGACCACCACGCCGCGAGGAAAGCCGTTATGCTCCAAGAACAGTGCAATATTACCGTACAACTGCCGTGGCGATGCGGACAAATAGAAAACTGGCGACGCATCCCATTGCGCATTGTCGGCGATAACACTGGCGATCAATGCGGAAGCGCCTGGAACCGCCTCCCGTTGCAGCGGATTCTTCAAAAATGTGTTTTTCAACAATGAGGTCTTTGCCGTCACCTCACTGATCATGAGGGTGTCGTCCAGATCGGAAATCACACCCCGGCGATTTTCAGAAGGCGCCATAAAGATCCCGCCTTCAGTGGCGCTGGCGTTTTCCGTTTGCGCAGTCACCGTCAGCCAGCCCGACTGTTTGGCGTCCGTCAATTCGCCATCGAGCCGAAAATAACCTTCCTCGTCCGTCTTCACCTGCCAATGCTGAGCGTCAAGCTGGACGCGCACCTCAACGTCTTCCTGCTCGGCGTTAAACAGTTGCGCCAGGTTGCGGCGCAGATTGGTCGCGCCACCGTCTTCCAGCGCTGCGCCCGCCGTATCTTCGTCCAGCTCAATAACGCGCCCCTCCAGAGTGAACTTACCTGCGGAGCCGTAGCCAGCGTAGAGGATCACCGCCAGCGAATCCATTTCCTCCGCGCCGGCGAAGCCACAGAAGCATAGCCATCCACAAAAAATGACAATCCAACGCATATAAAAGCTCCAAAGCCTCACATATCACACTGGAGGTATCGTCAAACAATACTCCCAGCAAAAAAGTTCAATACGTCTAACGCCTGAGTGAGCATTCCATCAGGCAGCCGCCGGAGAACAACAACTCATCACATTTATCTTCAGGCGGCGTTCTTCCCAATAGCAAAGGTGATTGTATATGTTAAATGGAAAGGCCGGACTAGCATCTCTCTCCGCCTGCGTATTAATGTTATCCCTGTCTAATCCTGACGCGGCGCAAGCGGCGGGATTACTCAAACCCCAAGGCGGCAGTTTACCAGACCTGGATTT is drawn from Hahella sp. KA22 and contains these coding sequences:
- a CDS encoding phosphatase domain-containing protein; translated protein: MRWIVIFCGWLCFCGFAGAEEMDSLAVILYAGYGSAGKFTLEGRVIELDEDTAGAALEDGGATNLRRNLAQLFNAEQEDVEVRVQLDAQHWQVKTDEEGYFRLDGELTDAKQSGWLTVTAQTENASATEGGIFMAPSENRRGVISDLDDTLMISEVTAKTSLLKNTFLKNPLQREAVPGASALIASVIADNAQWDASPVFYLSASPRQLYGNIALFLEHNGFPRGVVVAKKVSNESDSEPWLDQVAYKTAHIEDLLQRFPWVNFVLLGDDGERDPEIYRDIQARFAGRIDAVYIRKVSPDPERPVYEGQQDLAAAIARMDNAQTGVKER